A region from the Luteitalea sp. genome encodes:
- a CDS encoding amidohydrolase family protein has translation MARRRRAQWVLLWGFLAVTSWLLQTSTKAQDQDGSASTTAKHAAQYKRLLIRNAMVIYGSGKPPFGPVNIHIEDGLITRIQSSNPTDRREDDEKPPPQPDAIIDATGKYVMPGMVNTHMHWHEERKKGIPMPIQYERNLYLASGTTTAREVGGDYDKSKKWRAESAAHRIVAPRILVYERPSMGKLRTPDEIRAGVRKVKETGGDGLKIGGLDRDQLEPLLDEAEKVGLRTTTHIGVEETTARDYVELGVDCIEHFYGVADAALDGIQDFPPETNYTNELHRFGRAGELYIQRNLDRKKLSELLDLMVEQGVAWSPTMSTYEASRDLLKAQNLPWYEDYLHPSLAEYYKPSLQRHATYWLGWTNTQETRWRQTYRVWMDALREFGVKGGVITTGDDAGYLYGSLYGFGMIRELELHEEAGFHPLEVITHATANGAKVVGLEDRIGRVRVGFVADLLVVNGNPLENLRLLNPYGTDVMMVGDKVVNNYSAVNPGDTSVQNAHGGGIEWTLKDGIPYHVPALMEEIKEMVEEGRASLAKQKSETSQ, from the coding sequence ATGGCTCGACGTCGGCGCGCGCAATGGGTGCTCCTCTGGGGATTTCTTGCAGTCACGTCATGGCTGCTGCAGACCAGCACCAAGGCACAAGACCAAGACGGCTCTGCGAGCACGACTGCCAAGCATGCCGCACAGTACAAGCGGCTGCTGATCCGCAACGCCATGGTCATCTACGGAAGCGGCAAGCCGCCTTTTGGTCCGGTCAACATCCACATCGAGGATGGGCTCATCACGCGCATCCAGTCGTCCAACCCGACCGATCGCCGAGAGGATGATGAGAAGCCGCCCCCGCAGCCGGATGCCATCATCGATGCCACGGGCAAGTACGTCATGCCTGGCATGGTCAACACGCACATGCACTGGCACGAGGAGCGCAAGAAGGGCATCCCGATGCCCATTCAGTACGAGCGCAACCTCTACTTGGCGTCCGGCACCACGACCGCGCGCGAGGTTGGCGGCGACTACGACAAGTCCAAGAAGTGGCGTGCCGAATCGGCGGCCCATCGAATCGTCGCGCCGCGGATCCTCGTCTACGAACGTCCGTCGATGGGCAAGCTGCGGACTCCCGACGAGATCCGGGCAGGGGTCCGCAAGGTCAAGGAGACCGGTGGCGACGGCTTGAAGATTGGCGGCCTCGACCGGGACCAGCTCGAGCCGTTGCTGGACGAGGCCGAGAAGGTGGGCCTGCGGACAACGACGCACATCGGTGTGGAAGAGACCACGGCTCGAGACTATGTGGAGCTGGGCGTCGATTGCATCGAGCATTTCTACGGCGTCGCGGACGCCGCGCTCGACGGCATCCAAGACTTCCCGCCCGAGACGAACTATACCAACGAGCTCCATCGCTTCGGCCGGGCCGGTGAGCTCTACATCCAGCGCAACCTCGATCGGAAGAAGCTCTCCGAGCTGCTCGACCTCATGGTCGAGCAGGGCGTCGCCTGGAGCCCGACGATGTCGACTTATGAAGCGTCGCGCGATCTGCTCAAGGCCCAGAATCTGCCCTGGTACGAGGACTATCTCCACCCCTCGCTCGCGGAGTACTACAAGCCCAGTCTTCAGCGTCACGCCACGTACTGGCTCGGCTGGACCAACACGCAAGAGACCCGATGGAGGCAGACGTATCGGGTGTGGATGGACGCGTTGCGTGAGTTTGGCGTCAAGGGCGGCGTCATCACGACGGGTGACGATGCCGGCTATCTGTACGGATCTCTCTACGGGTTTGGGATGATCCGCGAGCTCGAGCTCCACGAGGAGGCGGGCTTCCATCCGCTCGAGGTGATCACGCATGCGACCGCCAACGGCGCGAAGGTCGTCGGGCTCGAGGACCGGATCGGCCGTGTGCGGGTCGGCTTCGTTGCCGATCTCTTGGTGGTCAACGGGAACCCGCTCGAGAACCTGCGCCTCCTGAATCCGTACGGCACCGACGTGATGATGGTTGGCGACAAGGTGGTCAACAACTATTCGGCAGTCAATCCTGGCGACACCTCTGTACAGAACGCGCATGGTGGCGGCATCGAGTGGACGCTCAAGGACGGCATCCCCTATCACGTGCCCGCTCTGATGGAAGAAATCAAAGAGATGGTCGAGGAGGGGCGCGCCAGCTTGGCGAAACAGAAGTCTGAGACCAGTCAGTAG
- a CDS encoding SDR family oxidoreductase produces MDLGLKGKVAMVGGASRGLGLAVARALLQEGAHVSIASRRSKAICEAAHRLEAETGADAVLPVEADLRSGPAITAWHDATVRRFGGVDLLFANGGGPPSGTALGVDDEAWQMAFELLLLSAVRLVRVTVPTMVSRGGGSIVLSTSSAVKEPIPNLALSNVVRASVAALAKTLSNELAPQGIRVNHLLPGRIETDRVRELDETRSREANISAEEQRARSERAIPLARYGAPEEFALAAVFLLSNASAYTTGASLQVDGGMIRGVL; encoded by the coding sequence ATGGATCTCGGCTTGAAGGGTAAGGTTGCGATGGTCGGCGGCGCGAGCCGCGGGCTCGGACTGGCGGTCGCTCGGGCTCTGCTTCAGGAAGGAGCACACGTCTCGATTGCCTCGCGGCGCTCGAAGGCCATCTGCGAAGCTGCGCACAGGCTCGAAGCGGAGACCGGGGCGGACGCCGTGCTTCCCGTCGAGGCGGATCTTCGATCGGGCCCGGCCATCACGGCATGGCACGACGCCACGGTTCGTCGCTTCGGCGGCGTCGACCTGCTGTTTGCAAACGGGGGCGGCCCGCCGTCGGGCACGGCCCTCGGCGTCGACGATGAGGCGTGGCAGATGGCATTCGAGCTCCTGCTCTTGAGCGCCGTCCGCCTGGTGCGGGTGACCGTGCCCACCATGGTCTCGCGTGGGGGAGGCAGCATCGTCTTGTCGACATCGTCGGCCGTGAAGGAGCCGATTCCCAATCTGGCGCTATCCAATGTCGTGCGCGCGTCCGTGGCGGCGCTGGCCAAGACGCTGTCCAATGAGCTTGCGCCGCAAGGCATCCGCGTGAATCATTTGCTTCCAGGGCGCATTGAAACCGACCGCGTCCGCGAGCTCGACGAGACGCGCAGCCGCGAGGCGAACATCTCGGCCGAGGAGCAACGGGCCCGCAGCGAGCGGGCCATCCCACTTGCACGCTACGGCGCCCCGGAGGAGTTTGCTCTGGCTGCCGTGTTTCTCTTGTCGAACGCGTCGGCCTATACGACCGGCGCCTCGTTACAGGTCGATGGTGGAATGATTCGGGGTGTGTTGTAG
- a CDS encoding dihydrodipicolinate synthase family protein gives MHDSGIREQGRGEEVQGVYSVLPTPFSRSADIDEASLRRVVDLALAAGVDGLTALGVTSEVARFSEAERHLATDIVMAQVDGRVPIVVGTTADGMRSCIEYSRAAKAAGAAAVMVSPPRMPKLNSDAVVRHYVALAEAVDIPIVVQDYPPISGYAMEPWLLARITEEVPAVRAIKLEDPPTPVKITRILERTGEGRVAIFGGLGGVFLLEELLAGSAGAMTGFAYPESLVEIVRLYRAGDVDTAADVFYRFVPLMRFEFQEGIGMAIRKEILRRRGAIADAATRAPGAQLDSTTLVALDRLLRWTAAQEGASWISA, from the coding sequence ATTCACGATTCGGGAATCAGGGAACAAGGAAGAGGAGAGGAAGTGCAAGGTGTTTACTCGGTTCTGCCGACCCCGTTCTCGCGAAGCGCCGACATCGACGAGGCATCACTGCGCCGCGTTGTCGATCTGGCGCTCGCCGCCGGTGTGGATGGGCTCACCGCGCTGGGCGTGACGAGCGAGGTTGCACGGTTTTCGGAGGCCGAGCGCCATCTGGCAACTGACATCGTCATGGCGCAGGTCGATGGGCGCGTTCCCATCGTCGTTGGCACGACTGCCGATGGGATGCGCAGCTGCATCGAGTACAGCCGCGCGGCCAAAGCGGCGGGGGCCGCGGCTGTGATGGTCAGCCCGCCGCGGATGCCGAAGCTCAACTCTGACGCGGTCGTGCGTCATTACGTGGCTTTGGCCGAAGCGGTGGACATCCCGATCGTTGTCCAGGACTATCCACCCATCTCGGGCTACGCCATGGAACCGTGGTTGCTGGCGCGGATCACCGAGGAAGTCCCAGCGGTACGAGCAATCAAGCTCGAGGATCCGCCGACACCCGTCAAAATCACCCGCATCCTGGAGCGGACGGGGGAGGGACGTGTGGCAATCTTCGGTGGGCTCGGCGGCGTCTTTCTGCTCGAGGAGCTGCTGGCAGGATCGGCGGGCGCGATGACCGGGTTTGCGTACCCGGAATCGCTCGTGGAAATCGTCCGGCTCTATCGGGCAGGCGATGTCGACACGGCGGCCGACGTGTTCTATCGCTTCGTTCCGCTGATGCGCTTCGAGTTCCAAGAAGGTATCGGAATGGCAATTCGCAAGGAGATCCTGCGCCGGCGAGGTGCCATTGCCGACGCGGCGACGCGGGCGCCCGGCGCTCAACTCGATTCCACCACCCTGGTCGCCCTCGATCGCCTGTTGCGATGGACGGCGGCCCAGGAAGGAGCCTCATGGATCTCGGCTTGA
- a CDS encoding fucose isomerase, producing MTSAVGEPVTIGVIVGNRGFFPSHLCSAGRQEILTALEGAGLGVVALTPEATPFGAVESLADARACAELFKTHRDQIDGVLVSLPNFGDERAVANTLRWAGLDVPVLIHAFADDSERMSIQFRRDSFCGKMSVCNNLRQYGIRYSLTTRHTVVPTHASFREDLQRFAATCRVVRALKRARIGAIGARPAAFNTVRYSEKLFERAGISVETLDLSELLGWIRRLEDEEAAVQQKLEGIRAYTRVEGIPPASLVKMAKLGVVIDRWMAEKELTATAIQCWTALEEFYGVVPCTLMSMMSSSLLPSACETDIAGLVGMYVLQAASQQPAALLDWNNNFGDDPNKGVVFHCSNLPKAFFSDQRMDYQEIIAGTVGKENTFGTIVGRIAPGPFTYCRVSTDDLRGTISSYVGEGRFTEDRLETFGGYGVIEIADFQRLLRFVCQQGFEHHVAATRASTAGAIEDAFSTYLGWEVYRHGP from the coding sequence ATGACATCTGCCGTGGGCGAGCCTGTCACGATCGGCGTCATTGTCGGTAACCGCGGCTTCTTTCCGTCGCATCTCTGCTCGGCCGGCCGCCAGGAGATCCTAACCGCTTTGGAGGGAGCAGGCCTCGGGGTCGTGGCGCTGACGCCGGAAGCGACCCCCTTTGGCGCGGTCGAGAGCCTGGCGGACGCGCGTGCCTGCGCCGAGCTGTTCAAGACGCACCGCGACCAGATCGACGGCGTCCTGGTCTCGTTGCCCAACTTCGGCGACGAGCGGGCCGTTGCCAACACGCTGCGTTGGGCGGGGCTCGACGTGCCGGTGCTCATCCACGCCTTCGCCGACGACAGTGAGCGGATGAGCATCCAGTTCCGCCGCGACAGCTTCTGCGGCAAGATGTCGGTCTGCAACAATCTGCGCCAGTACGGCATCCGCTACTCGCTCACGACCCGGCATACCGTCGTGCCGACCCACGCCTCCTTTCGGGAGGATCTGCAGCGGTTCGCCGCAACGTGCCGTGTCGTGCGCGCACTGAAGCGTGCGCGCATTGGTGCGATTGGTGCACGCCCGGCCGCCTTCAACACCGTGCGGTACAGCGAGAAGCTGTTCGAGCGCGCGGGCATTTCGGTCGAGACACTTGATCTCTCGGAGCTGCTCGGTTGGATCAGGCGACTGGAAGACGAGGAGGCGGCGGTTCAGCAAAAGCTCGAAGGCATCCGCGCGTACACGCGTGTCGAAGGAATCCCCCCAGCGAGCCTCGTCAAGATGGCAAAGCTCGGCGTCGTCATTGATCGCTGGATGGCGGAGAAGGAGCTCACGGCGACCGCCATCCAGTGCTGGACCGCGCTCGAAGAGTTCTACGGCGTCGTGCCGTGCACGCTGATGAGCATGATGTCGAGCTCGCTGCTTCCCAGCGCGTGCGAGACCGACATCGCCGGCCTGGTTGGCATGTACGTCCTACAGGCAGCCTCGCAGCAGCCAGCAGCGCTCCTCGATTGGAACAACAATTTCGGCGACGATCCCAACAAGGGTGTCGTCTTCCACTGTTCGAATCTGCCAAAGGCTTTCTTCAGCGACCAGCGCATGGACTATCAGGAGATCATTGCCGGCACCGTGGGCAAGGAGAACACGTTCGGCACGATTGTCGGCCGGATCGCACCAGGGCCGTTCACCTACTGTCGTGTGTCGACAGACGATCTCCGCGGCACGATCAGCTCGTATGTGGGTGAGGGGCGCTTCACGGAAGATAGGCTCGAGACCTTCGGCGGCTACGGCGTGATCGAGATCGCGGATTTCCAGCGCCTGTTGCGCTTCGTCTGCCAGCAGGGCTTCGAGCACCACGTGGCCGCCACGCGCGCTTCCACTGCCGGCGCCATCGAGGATGCATTCTCTACGTATCTCGGCTGGGAAGTTTATCGGCACGGCCCGTGA
- a CDS encoding M24 family metallopeptidase — MRARVFVGGATNRRRCMLVRSLLMLAVMAFTAHPTMAQHYQSDFPPEEFRARWQKVFERIGESAVAVVQGMPQTDGFILPRQFNTLYYLSGIETPGAYMLLDGRTKQVTLYLPPRDERLERAEGRVLSADDAELVRQLTGVDDVKPVDAMAANWPSGTVPPSNRREGTPPVALYAELSPAEGAGQSRGELISAELARVNDFWDAGVSRQRRFVELLRARHPRVEVRDLNAILDELRSIKSVREIALIRRASQLAGLGLMEAIRSTEPGVAEYQLDAAARYVFLVNDARLEAYRSITASGTENINNMHYFRNSATLKDGDLVLMDYAPDYRYYVSDIGRVWPVNGTYAPWQRELLQFVLEYHKTVLARVRPGVTPAQVMEEARKAMEPVFARTTFSKPIYEQAARRLVDTGGGVFSHTVGMAVHDVGSYRDGLKPGQVFSVDPQLRVPEENLYLRYEDTVVVTEDGVENFTDFLPMELDDIEKLVREEGIVQKVPPTPHVDQAPPLIP, encoded by the coding sequence ATGAGAGCTCGTGTCTTCGTCGGTGGCGCGACGAACAGGAGAAGGTGCATGCTTGTTCGTAGCTTGCTCATGCTGGCCGTGATGGCGTTTACGGCGCATCCCACGATGGCGCAGCACTACCAGAGTGATTTTCCTCCAGAGGAATTCAGGGCGCGCTGGCAGAAGGTGTTCGAGCGTATCGGTGAGAGCGCCGTCGCGGTGGTGCAGGGGATGCCGCAGACGGACGGATTCATCCTTCCACGGCAGTTCAACACGCTCTACTACCTCTCTGGCATCGAGACGCCTGGTGCCTACATGCTGCTCGACGGGCGCACCAAGCAGGTCACGCTCTACCTCCCACCGCGCGACGAACGTCTCGAGCGCGCCGAGGGCAGGGTGCTCTCGGCAGACGATGCGGAGCTCGTGAGGCAGCTCACGGGAGTAGACGATGTGAAGCCGGTGGACGCCATGGCGGCCAATTGGCCAAGTGGGACCGTACCGCCCTCCAACCGACGGGAAGGCACGCCACCGGTTGCCCTCTACGCGGAGCTCAGCCCCGCCGAGGGCGCGGGACAGAGTCGGGGTGAGTTGATCTCCGCAGAGCTCGCGCGTGTCAACGACTTCTGGGACGCCGGCGTCTCACGACAACGTCGATTCGTCGAGCTCTTGCGGGCCCGTCATCCCCGCGTGGAAGTCAGGGATCTCAACGCTATCCTCGACGAGCTTCGCAGCATCAAGAGTGTCCGCGAGATCGCCTTGATCCGCCGCGCGTCGCAGCTGGCCGGCCTTGGTCTGATGGAAGCCATACGCAGTACCGAGCCGGGCGTCGCAGAGTACCAGCTCGACGCCGCCGCGCGGTACGTGTTCCTCGTCAACGATGCGCGTCTCGAAGCCTATCGATCGATCACGGCGAGCGGCACCGAGAATATCAACAACATGCATTACTTCCGCAACTCGGCGACGCTGAAGGACGGCGACCTGGTGTTGATGGACTATGCGCCCGATTATCGCTACTACGTGAGCGACATCGGCCGCGTCTGGCCGGTCAATGGAACCTACGCCCCGTGGCAGCGCGAGTTGCTGCAATTCGTGCTCGAGTATCACAAGACGGTGCTGGCGCGCGTCCGGCCCGGTGTGACGCCCGCGCAGGTCATGGAAGAGGCGCGCAAGGCGATGGAGCCGGTCTTCGCGCGCACGACCTTCTCGAAGCCGATCTACGAGCAGGCAGCGCGGCGCCTCGTCGACACGGGTGGCGGCGTGTTCTCGCATACGGTCGGGATGGCGGTACACGACGTCGGCAGCTATCGCGACGGCTTGAAGCCTGGCCAGGTCTTCTCGGTCGATCCTCAGCTCCGCGTGCCCGAAGAGAATCTCTATCTACGCTACGAAGACACCGTCGTCGTCACAGAAGATGGCGTCGAGAACTTCACCGACTTCCTGCCCATGGAGCTGGACGACATCGAAAAGCTCGTGCGGGAAGAAGGCATCGTCCAAAAAGTGCCGCCAACGCCTCACGTTGATCAAGCACCTCCCTTGATCCCTTGA
- a CDS encoding FtsX-like permease family protein, with protein sequence MLPAKYTRFWVGHRSSVELMLAVIGGLVLLVWLVACANAATLLTTRMLGRRRELLIRQALGASRARLGKQLLLEALMLALPSALLGTSCTVLLSSALEAGRALFRIPIRLDMGLDARSLTIVAALTVASALFLVLVSALSALRRGDASTPMTALLGDRSGEGAGVQRGAFSLRRLLVLAQVAGAATLLVVSALLIQSVRQLQDVDAGFDTSAPVAMTSIDLSLSDRVSVDEHLALRLRRGLLEQLRAVPGVETVSLADRPPLSMVKSTLTLAANGSQPERSVAYTVASSDYFQTIGLPLIAGRGFRESDAGEPVSVVVNELLAQQLARDARPLGQPLVLRMGETLLDAQIVGVAKNATTTLLREPPAPHLYVPHTHVRRNQPTVLFRSAMQPGAVEGALRDALRAVDPHLPAPKLTTLSEMITGSMAQERLLAVAAAGAALVAMLLAMLGLYGLTTYFVIQRQRELGIRMAMGASRGDMTNLVLAQGLVPAVAGVAVGLTVAAVASTALASFVYGIAVRDPFSYAGVALLLLAATTGASAGAVRRAWAIDPAVLLRTE encoded by the coding sequence GTGCTGCCCGCCAAGTACACACGCTTCTGGGTGGGACACCGGTCATCCGTGGAGCTGATGCTGGCGGTCATCGGCGGGCTGGTGCTCCTCGTGTGGCTCGTGGCGTGCGCAAATGCCGCGACGCTGCTGACGACGAGAATGCTGGGGCGACGCCGAGAGCTGCTCATCCGCCAGGCCCTGGGTGCTTCTCGCGCCCGTCTCGGGAAGCAACTGCTGCTCGAGGCCCTGATGCTCGCCCTGCCCAGCGCGCTTCTGGGGACCAGTTGTACGGTGCTCCTCTCCTCGGCCCTCGAGGCAGGACGAGCACTGTTTCGAATTCCCATTCGACTCGATATGGGGCTCGACGCGCGCAGCTTGACCATCGTCGCCGCGCTCACGGTCGCCAGCGCGCTGTTTCTGGTGTTAGTCAGCGCCCTCTCCGCCTTGCGCCGCGGCGATGCGTCTACTCCAATGACCGCGTTGCTCGGCGACCGCAGCGGCGAAGGCGCGGGCGTCCAGCGAGGTGCCTTCTCCCTTCGGCGCCTGCTCGTCCTCGCACAGGTCGCCGGCGCAGCGACGTTGCTGGTTGTCAGCGCCCTACTGATTCAGAGCGTGCGCCAGCTGCAGGACGTGGACGCAGGATTCGACACCAGCGCACCGGTCGCCATGACGTCGATTGATCTGTCCCTTTCAGATCGGGTGTCGGTCGACGAGCACCTGGCGCTTCGGCTGCGCCGTGGCTTGCTCGAGCAATTGCGTGCCGTCCCTGGCGTGGAGACCGTGAGCCTTGCCGACCGTCCGCCGCTCAGTATGGTGAAGTCGACGCTCACATTGGCAGCGAATGGCTCTCAGCCTGAACGTTCCGTCGCGTACACGGTTGCCAGCTCGGACTACTTCCAAACGATTGGGCTGCCGCTCATTGCTGGCCGGGGATTTCGAGAGAGCGACGCTGGCGAGCCCGTGTCAGTCGTAGTAAACGAGCTACTCGCCCAACAGCTCGCACGAGACGCTCGTCCGCTGGGGCAACCGCTCGTATTGCGCATGGGCGAGACGTTGCTGGATGCGCAGATTGTTGGCGTGGCCAAAAACGCGACAACGACGCTCCTGCGGGAGCCGCCAGCGCCGCATCTCTATGTGCCTCACACACACGTACGCAGAAATCAGCCCACCGTGCTGTTTCGTAGTGCGATGCAGCCGGGCGCTGTGGAAGGCGCCCTGCGCGACGCGCTGCGCGCGGTAGACCCACACCTCCCGGCGCCCAAGCTGACCACCCTCAGCGAGATGATCACCGGATCCATGGCGCAAGAGCGGCTCTTGGCTGTGGCAGCAGCCGGTGCTGCACTGGTAGCCATGCTGCTTGCCATGCTGGGCCTCTACGGCCTCACGACATACTTCGTGATCCAGCGGCAGCGAGAGCTGGGGATTCGTATGGCGATGGGAGCGAGCCGAGGCGACATGACGAATCTCGTTCTCGCCCAGGGCCTCGTGCCTGCGGTCGCCGGTGTGGCGGTTGGTCTGACGGTCGCGGCCGTCGCGAGCACAGCGCTCGCCAGCTTCGTCTACGGCATCGCGGTTCGTGATCCGTTCAGCTACGCCGGCGTGGCGCTGCTGCTCCTTGCTGCGACGACTGGCGCCAGCGCAGGCGCTGTTCGACGTGCATGGGCCATCGATCCGGCCGTGCTCCTCAGAACCGAATGA